The following proteins come from a genomic window of Pseudomonas cichorii:
- a CDS encoding carbamoyltransferase family protein: MALTILGLSGALSHDPSAALYIDGKLIAAAEEERFVRDKHAKNRMPYESAKFCLEQAGIKPSDVDVVAIPFAPISLFGKARWHYAKRYWYAPDRALDALLMGNRRYKRYRNKIVWCLEQLGFDPKKIKIEPVEHHLAHASSAYHCSGFKEKTAIMGIDGKGEYATTFFGYGENGKIHKIKEFFDPDSLGGLYGAITEFLGFEMLDGEFKVMGMAPYGDASKYDFSRLATFENGELVINTELANVIGLRRYKENGKGFYFSPKLIEWLGPKRVGDVADEPYIHYAASMQALFEKLALQMMDHYLGDILKETGKIAFAGGCALNVKLNQRIIARPEVKELFVQPASGDAGTAVGAAAYVSHARGVPVEKMEHVYLGPAYSNEDVIAACARHPDKPVWRQIENTPERIAKIMVEGNPVAWFQGRMEFGPRALGGRSIIGCPSIPGVANRINEQIKFRERWRPFCPSMLDTVAPQMITIDHPAPFMTFTFEVAEEWKTRVPEVVHEDGTSRAQVLKREYNPRYYDMMKALENLTGNGVSLNTSLNRRGEPMICSPTDALNMFFGSDLQYLIMEDILVVKDGVDTYENA, from the coding sequence GTGGCATTGACGATCCTTGGCCTGTCCGGCGCCCTTAGCCATGATCCTTCCGCAGCGCTTTATATCGACGGCAAGCTGATTGCGGCGGCTGAAGAAGAGCGTTTCGTTCGCGACAAACATGCAAAGAACCGCATGCCCTACGAGTCGGCGAAGTTCTGTCTGGAACAGGCAGGCATCAAGCCTTCGGACGTCGATGTGGTCGCGATTCCGTTCGCGCCGATCAGCCTGTTCGGCAAGGCTCGCTGGCACTACGCCAAGCGTTACTGGTATGCACCTGACCGCGCACTTGATGCACTGTTGATGGGCAACCGCCGCTACAAGCGCTACCGCAACAAGATTGTCTGGTGCCTTGAGCAATTGGGCTTCGATCCGAAAAAGATCAAGATCGAGCCGGTCGAGCACCACCTGGCCCACGCTTCCAGCGCTTACCACTGCTCCGGTTTCAAGGAAAAGACCGCGATCATGGGTATCGACGGCAAGGGTGAGTACGCCACGACCTTCTTCGGCTATGGCGAAAACGGCAAGATTCACAAGATCAAGGAATTCTTCGATCCGGACTCCCTCGGCGGCCTGTATGGCGCTATCACCGAGTTCCTCGGCTTCGAGATGCTCGACGGCGAGTTCAAGGTCATGGGCATGGCTCCGTATGGCGATGCCAGCAAGTATGACTTCTCGCGTCTGGCGACCTTTGAAAACGGCGAGTTGGTGATCAACACCGAACTGGCCAACGTCATCGGCCTGCGTCGCTATAAAGAGAACGGCAAGGGCTTCTACTTCTCGCCGAAACTGATCGAGTGGCTGGGTCCGAAGCGTGTGGGCGATGTGGCCGATGAGCCTTACATCCACTACGCCGCCAGCATGCAGGCGCTGTTCGAGAAACTGGCGCTGCAAATGATGGATCACTACCTGGGTGACATCCTCAAGGAAACCGGCAAGATCGCCTTCGCGGGCGGCTGTGCGCTGAACGTGAAGCTGAACCAGCGCATCATTGCCCGTCCGGAAGTGAAAGAACTGTTTGTCCAGCCTGCCTCCGGCGACGCCGGTACGGCAGTCGGCGCAGCCGCGTACGTGTCTCACGCCCGTGGCGTGCCGGTCGAGAAGATGGAGCACGTCTACCTCGGCCCGGCCTACAGCAACGAAGACGTGATCGCAGCCTGCGCCCGTCATCCGGACAAGCCAGTCTGGCGTCAGATCGAAAACACGCCTGAGCGCATCGCGAAAATCATGGTCGAAGGCAATCCGGTGGCGTGGTTCCAGGGTCGCATGGAGTTTGGTCCGCGTGCCCTGGGTGGTCGTTCGATCATCGGTTGCCCAAGCATTCCGGGTGTTGCCAACCGCATCAACGAACAGATCAAGTTCCGCGAGCGCTGGAGGCCTTTCTGCCCGTCGATGCTCGACACCGTGGCACCGCAGATGATCACCATCGATCATCCTGCGCCGTTCATGACCTTCACCTTTGAAGTGGCTGAAGAGTGGAAGACCCGTGTGCCGGAAGTCGTTCACGAAGACGGCACGTCCCGTGCCCAGGTGCTCAAGCGCGAATACAACCCGCGCTACTACGACATGATGAAGGCACTGGAAAACCTGACGGGCAACGGTGTGTCGCTCAACACCTCGCTTAACCGTCGTGGCGAGCCGATGATCTGCTCGCCCACCGATGCGCTGAACATGTTCTTCGGGTCGGATCTGCAGTACCTGATCATGGAAGACATTCTGGTGGTCAAAGACGGCGTGGATACGTACGAGAATGCCTGA
- a CDS encoding glycosyltransferase family A protein: protein MPEPLISVVIPAYNYASLLPRAIDSVLSQLADDVELVVVNDGSTDDTRQVLDDYQTRHASGLTVVHQANAGAAAARNHGVRLARGRYALMLDADDELLPDALAALRKAVTDNPDVGLVLGGQVSVYPDGRERVRQPTPAQGSPEQLIRRYLLQKKIAISHCCTLLRRDLLLQRPYPQSLRSGEDIPVFAYVLVSAPVALVQQPIARIYKHADSLRHSRADEESVATGLIKEVFAHLPDECRVLLPRYSAQVYLSLFRAAQLAGDYSVARRYYLRALRFSPLQALKWSYVRKALKFGKR from the coding sequence ATGCCTGAGCCACTGATCAGCGTCGTCATCCCGGCTTACAACTATGCCTCGTTGTTGCCGCGAGCGATTGATTCGGTGCTGTCTCAGTTGGCAGATGATGTTGAGCTGGTGGTCGTCAATGATGGTTCCACCGACGACACCCGGCAGGTGCTCGATGACTATCAGACTCGTCACGCAAGTGGCTTGACCGTGGTTCATCAGGCCAATGCCGGTGCGGCTGCTGCGCGTAACCATGGCGTTCGTCTGGCTCGGGGCCGCTATGCCCTGATGCTGGATGCCGATGACGAATTGTTGCCGGATGCCCTGGCCGCGTTGCGCAAGGCCGTGACGGATAATCCTGACGTCGGGCTGGTGCTGGGTGGGCAGGTTTCTGTCTACCCGGACGGGCGTGAGCGGGTCCGCCAGCCGACGCCGGCCCAAGGCAGCCCGGAGCAGTTGATTCGCCGGTATCTGTTGCAGAAGAAAATCGCGATTTCCCATTGCTGCACCCTGTTGCGGCGGGATCTTCTGCTCCAGCGTCCTTATCCGCAAAGCCTGCGCTCGGGCGAGGATATTCCGGTGTTTGCCTACGTTCTGGTCAGCGCACCTGTTGCGCTGGTGCAGCAGCCGATCGCGCGTATCTACAAGCACGCCGACAGCCTGCGCCATAGCCGTGCCGACGAAGAAAGTGTGGCCACAGGGCTGATCAAGGAAGTATTCGCACACCTGCCGGACGAGTGCCGTGTTCTTCTGCCTCGCTATTCTGCTCAGGTCTATCTCTCGTTGTTTCGCGCCGCTCAACTGGCTGGCGATTACTCCGTGGCGCGTCGCTATTACCTGCGTGCTCTTCGTTTCAGTCCCTTGCAGGCACTGAAGTGGAGTTACGTGCGCAAGGCGCTCAAGTTCGGGAAGCGCTGA
- a CDS encoding glycosyltransferase, protein MRILVLTCTPREPDNRQLWQGLKRFGDVEVRYVDREQHKQLGRVLSGIDFSLYDRVVVDLLFRYLCRQARQLKRISGLLIYEEDACQEFISGSRWQGKFSAFYRRIPNARVIMTGFRVAERFREMGVDAHFLAKGYNSSSLYVSGIERDIELGFIGRLGSDTYRERRDFLQRAVERYQLELMRTAPGDEYREALNRIRVFVSADIGLGEYMAKNFEAMACGCVLLAYRQGQGEEQAIGLEDGVNAMLYDNEQEFSEKLALLRSDPALLARVGEQGLLFAQQYLDYFKQSEVVFRHLSQDFPAPDVMSLFDRLMFKLGR, encoded by the coding sequence ATGCGCATTCTGGTCCTGACCTGCACGCCGAGAGAGCCCGATAACCGCCAGCTATGGCAGGGCCTCAAGCGCTTTGGCGATGTGGAAGTGCGCTACGTCGATCGCGAGCAGCACAAGCAGTTGGGCCGTGTCTTGAGCGGGATCGATTTCTCGCTCTATGACCGCGTTGTGGTCGATCTGCTCTTTCGCTACCTGTGCAGGCAGGCTCGCCAGCTCAAGCGTATTTCAGGGCTGCTGATCTACGAGGAAGATGCCTGTCAGGAGTTCATTTCCGGCTCGCGGTGGCAGGGGAAGTTTTCCGCTTTCTATCGCAGGATACCCAACGCCAGGGTGATCATGACCGGCTTTCGAGTCGCCGAGCGCTTTCGTGAAATGGGCGTCGATGCCCACTTTCTGGCCAAGGGCTATAACTCTTCCTCGTTATACGTCAGTGGCATCGAGCGTGATATCGAGCTGGGATTCATCGGTCGTCTGGGCAGCGATACGTACCGTGAGCGGAGGGATTTCCTGCAACGTGCCGTTGAGCGCTATCAGCTTGAGCTCATGCGAACAGCGCCCGGCGACGAGTACCGTGAAGCGCTCAATCGCATCCGGGTATTTGTCAGTGCGGATATCGGGCTTGGCGAATACATGGCGAAGAACTTCGAGGCCATGGCTTGCGGCTGTGTATTGCTGGCTTACCGCCAGGGGCAGGGCGAAGAGCAGGCGATCGGCCTGGAGGATGGCGTCAATGCCATGCTCTACGACAATGAGCAGGAGTTTTCGGAAAAGCTGGCACTGTTACGCAGTGACCCCGCGCTGCTTGCCCGTGTCGGGGAGCAGGGGCTGCTTTTTGCGCAGCAGTATCTTGATTACTTCAAGCAGTCCGAAGTCGTTTTTCGGCACCTTTCGCAGGACTTCCCGGCGCCTGACGTCATGAGCCTCTTTGACCGGCTGATGTTCAAGCTCGGAAGATAA
- a CDS encoding lipopolysaccharide kinase InaA family protein: MQDWLTEGTVLEKDSHGPKVISLASGELLKIFRSRRHPFLVRLNPDAQRFYQQSCRLRERGINTPQVNDVFWVEPSKGISACLYQPLPGTPLDSLYKQSFETFMNLLPELARYIHFLHQRGIYFRSLHLGNVLRTPDQGFGLIDFLDTRFKRKPLSKSMVRRNFQHLQNYLRRSKISDFPWDELMRAYEVAANQARA, encoded by the coding sequence ATGCAAGATTGGCTAACCGAAGGGACCGTTCTGGAAAAAGACAGCCATGGCCCCAAGGTCATCAGCCTTGCCAGCGGTGAGCTATTGAAGATTTTTCGCAGCAGGCGCCATCCGTTTCTGGTTCGTTTGAACCCCGATGCTCAACGTTTCTATCAGCAAAGCTGCCGCCTGCGCGAGCGCGGCATCAATACGCCGCAGGTCAACGATGTGTTCTGGGTCGAGCCTTCCAAAGGGATCAGCGCATGCCTGTATCAACCTTTGCCCGGCACGCCTCTGGACTCGCTCTACAAGCAGTCGTTCGAGACTTTCATGAACCTGCTGCCTGAACTTGCCCGCTACATCCACTTCCTGCATCAACGAGGCATCTATTTCCGTTCGTTGCATCTGGGCAATGTGCTGCGTACGCCCGACCAGGGTTTTGGCCTGATCGACTTCCTCGACACCCGTTTCAAGAGAAAGCCGCTCAGCAAGTCGATGGTAAGACGCAACTTCCAGCATCTGCAGAATTACCTGCGACGCAGCAAGATTTCCGACTTCCCGTGGGATGAGCTCATGCGTGCTTATGAAGTGGCAGCGAATCAGGCAAGAGCCTGA
- the msbA gene encoding lipid A export permease/ATP-binding protein MsbA, giving the protein MASSTQQSSMKIYLRLLKYVVPYWRSFAVSIIGFLLFASSQPMLADMLKHFLNALQEPDGSKFLGVSLILGVPLLIVLIAVYQGIGSFLGNYYLAKVARGVVHDLRCSLFDNLLTLPNRYFDNHNSGHLISRITYNVTMVTGAATDAIKVVIREGFTVVFLIGYLLYSNWKMTLVMLAILPIIAVMVSSASKKFRKQSKKIQEAMGDVTHVASEAIQGYRVVRSFGGETYEKQRFQDASASNMNRSLGMTRTQSIYTPMLQLVIYVAMAILMYLVLYMRGDASAGELIAYITAAGLLPKPIRQLSEVSATIQKGLAAAENIFEQLDEEPEVDSGTCEQEHVSGRLEVRNLTFAYPNVETPVLKDISFTAEPGQMVALVGRSGSGKSTLANLIPRFYHHSEGQILLDGVDVEDYKLNNLRQHIALVNQQVTLFNDTVTNNIAYGDLAGAPIEDVQKAAEAAYAAEFIVQMPQGYETLVGENGVLLSGGQRQRLAIARALLKNAPLLILDEATSALDTESERHIQAALDEVVKGRTTLVIAHRLTTIEKADLILVMDRGQIVERGTHEQLLALNGYYARLHEKDFKEESEGVTGGAL; this is encoded by the coding sequence ATGGCCAGTTCTACCCAGCAGTCAAGCATGAAAATCTATCTGAGATTGTTGAAATACGTGGTCCCCTACTGGAGGTCGTTTGCCGTAAGTATCATCGGCTTTCTTTTGTTTGCCTCCAGTCAGCCCATGCTGGCCGACATGCTCAAACACTTTCTCAATGCCCTGCAGGAGCCGGATGGCAGCAAATTTCTTGGCGTGTCGCTGATTCTCGGGGTACCGCTGCTGATTGTACTCATTGCGGTCTACCAAGGCATAGGCTCATTTTTGGGTAACTATTACCTGGCAAAAGTGGCTCGCGGCGTCGTTCATGACCTGCGTTGCTCCTTGTTCGACAACCTGCTGACTCTGCCAAACCGTTATTTCGATAACCATAATTCGGGCCATTTGATTTCACGTATCACCTACAACGTGACCATGGTCACAGGTGCGGCCACCGATGCAATCAAAGTGGTGATTCGTGAAGGGTTCACGGTTGTATTCCTGATCGGTTACCTGCTGTACAGCAACTGGAAAATGACCCTCGTCATGCTGGCCATCCTGCCGATCATCGCGGTCATGGTCAGCAGCGCCAGCAAGAAATTTCGCAAGCAAAGCAAGAAAATCCAGGAAGCGATGGGCGACGTTACCCATGTCGCTTCAGAGGCGATTCAGGGGTATCGGGTTGTACGCAGTTTCGGTGGAGAAACCTACGAGAAGCAGCGTTTTCAGGATGCCAGCGCCAGCAACATGAACCGCAGCCTCGGCATGACCCGCACGCAGTCCATCTACACGCCCATGTTGCAGTTGGTCATTTATGTGGCGATGGCGATTCTGATGTATCTGGTGCTGTACATGCGTGGCGATGCTTCTGCTGGTGAACTGATCGCTTACATCACTGCGGCAGGCTTGCTGCCAAAGCCGATTCGTCAGCTTTCGGAAGTGAGTGCGACCATCCAGAAAGGCTTGGCGGCTGCCGAAAACATTTTCGAGCAACTGGACGAAGAGCCTGAAGTGGACAGCGGCACATGCGAACAGGAACATGTTTCCGGTCGTCTGGAAGTGCGTAACCTGACGTTCGCCTACCCGAATGTCGAAACGCCTGTACTCAAGGATATTTCCTTCACTGCCGAGCCGGGGCAGATGGTCGCGCTGGTGGGGCGCTCGGGTAGCGGGAAATCCACACTGGCCAACCTGATTCCGCGTTTCTATCACCACAGCGAAGGGCAGATCCTTCTTGATGGTGTCGATGTCGAAGATTACAAACTGAACAATCTGCGCCAGCACATCGCGCTGGTGAACCAGCAGGTCACCTTGTTCAACGATACCGTCACCAACAACATCGCCTACGGTGATCTTGCCGGTGCGCCCATCGAAGATGTGCAAAAGGCCGCCGAAGCCGCCTATGCCGCCGAGTTCATCGTACAGATGCCTCAGGGCTACGAGACGCTGGTGGGCGAGAACGGTGTCCTGCTTTCCGGCGGGCAGCGTCAGCGTCTGGCGATTGCTCGTGCGTTGCTCAAGAATGCGCCACTGCTGATCCTCGACGAAGCGACCTCGGCTCTCGATACCGAATCCGAGCGCCATATCCAGGCTGCACTGGATGAAGTGGTCAAGGGGCGCACGACACTGGTCATTGCTCACCGCCTGACGACCATTGAAAAGGCCGATCTGATCCTGGTCATGGACCGTGGGCAGATTGTCGAGCGCGGTACCCATGAGCAATTGCTTGCTCTCAATGGTTACTACGCACGTCTTCACGAGAAGGATTTCAAGGAAGAAAGCGAGGGCGTTACAGGAGGCGCCCTTTGA
- a CDS encoding GNAT family N-acetyltransferase → MLGHLRSWRERGWTPVDASEYARIWERYGGSVATHPQVIERLSSLVGIPVRYLAVVRDGQAIAGLPAWGRHIALSRDVTKRKGLRGMFDLGNSEIILPVAADCSVPVRHRMRYVSELNSGRIGNLRLQSEGLAMARRPEEYSKKFRYNQRREQRLLEEAGGLIRPMNELTSAEQASIYADLFHKRWGFDVPGKDHLTEVFSLLREFMTGSVVYMADRPAAIQVLYRVEAPEWVSLEYVNGGVDPQFNELSPGSVLSFVNTQTQWEYADSLGKPLRYSFGRADREYKSRWCNTHPVYQI, encoded by the coding sequence ATTCTCGGGCATCTTCGCAGTTGGCGTGAGCGTGGCTGGACCCCTGTTGATGCAAGCGAGTATGCCCGGATCTGGGAGCGTTATGGTGGCAGTGTTGCCACCCATCCTCAGGTCATAGAACGGTTGTCATCGCTGGTCGGCATCCCCGTGCGCTACCTGGCCGTAGTGCGTGACGGCCAGGCGATTGCAGGGCTGCCAGCCTGGGGGCGTCATATTGCTCTTTCGCGTGATGTCACCAAGCGCAAGGGATTGCGTGGCATGTTCGATCTGGGCAACTCCGAGATCATCCTGCCCGTGGCGGCAGATTGCAGCGTGCCAGTGCGCCATCGCATGCGTTATGTCTCGGAACTCAACAGCGGCCGGATCGGCAACCTGCGCCTTCAGTCCGAAGGCTTGGCGATGGCTCGTCGCCCCGAGGAATACAGCAAGAAGTTTCGTTATAACCAGCGTCGCGAGCAGCGCTTGCTAGAGGAGGCTGGCGGGCTGATTCGCCCGATGAATGAGCTGACCTCCGCGGAACAGGCTTCGATCTACGCAGACCTGTTTCACAAGCGCTGGGGGTTCGACGTGCCCGGCAAGGATCATCTGACCGAAGTCTTTTCCCTGTTGCGGGAATTCATGACGGGGTCGGTTGTATACATGGCCGACCGCCCTGCGGCCATACAGGTGCTGTACCGTGTCGAAGCTCCTGAATGGGTGAGTCTCGAGTACGTCAATGGCGGCGTCGATCCGCAGTTCAATGAACTGAGCCCCGGCAGTGTCCTGAGTTTCGTGAACACCCAGACGCAATGGGAGTACGCCGATTCTCTGGGCAAGCCACTGCGTTATTCGTTTGGTCGCGCAGACCGGGAATACAAAAGCCGCTGGTGTAACACTCACCCGGTGTATCAGATTTAA
- a CDS encoding PIG-L deacetylase family protein: MSGRKDELLKRHRRRKRYLAVSVLIALVLVGVLVTWWVPPVLVLLAWVAHEAWFADHLFYEPDSDYCYDFPDSARVVEAGLRNGTLELPAGASLSGSDTLILAVELKANWLGRWLDPYVQVGNDRQDFERGVAGRRYLNLTGQEAALMQGTLSLVPHRCKAVGSFTLYAMSNPDYSAQSLLVLAPHADDAELAAFGLYSRAPDAAIMTLTQGEIEAESYRRFGLDAEQSAVLKGRLRTWDSLAVPLWGGVAQDHCVQLGYYCLRLPEMQAQPTVPFGSRESGESDIRLWRQASAFALPSEADGLATWTNLVADIVRVLEHFRPQVVVTPHLELDPHRDHVAATEALLQAIELSEWRPSTLLLYANHLHDNDRWPMGPADYGIALPPATAAMKPLAVCSILLDGAQRMDKAMALAMQHDLQDPLPFKKQVRRWIQQLLAGRRWPVTGSNEFFRKAVRRHELFWVQDVKPRTSAEKV; this comes from the coding sequence ATGAGCGGGCGTAAGGACGAGTTGCTGAAGCGCCACAGGCGACGTAAGCGTTACCTGGCTGTTTCAGTGCTGATTGCATTGGTGCTGGTGGGTGTTCTTGTTACATGGTGGGTGCCGCCCGTGCTTGTGCTTCTGGCCTGGGTGGCTCACGAGGCCTGGTTTGCAGATCACCTGTTCTACGAGCCTGACAGTGACTATTGCTACGACTTTCCGGACAGCGCCCGGGTCGTCGAAGCCGGGTTGCGCAACGGCACGCTGGAACTGCCGGCCGGAGCATCGCTGTCAGGCAGCGACACCCTGATTCTGGCTGTTGAACTCAAGGCCAACTGGCTGGGGCGCTGGCTTGATCCTTATGTGCAGGTGGGCAACGATCGTCAGGATTTCGAGCGCGGGGTCGCAGGCAGGCGCTATCTGAACCTGACAGGCCAGGAAGCGGCATTGATGCAAGGGACGCTTTCACTTGTCCCGCACCGCTGCAAGGCTGTTGGCTCGTTCACGCTCTATGCCATGAGCAATCCCGATTACAGCGCTCAATCGCTTCTGGTGCTGGCCCCTCATGCCGATGATGCAGAACTTGCGGCCTTCGGTCTTTACAGTCGCGCACCTGACGCCGCGATCATGACCCTGACCCAGGGCGAGATAGAAGCCGAGAGCTACCGTCGCTTTGGTCTCGACGCTGAACAGTCTGCGGTGCTCAAGGGACGTCTGCGGACCTGGGACAGTCTGGCTGTGCCTTTGTGGGGCGGTGTGGCGCAGGATCATTGTGTACAGTTGGGTTATTACTGTTTGCGTCTGCCTGAAATGCAGGCGCAGCCCACCGTGCCGTTCGGCTCCCGCGAGTCAGGGGAGAGCGATATCCGTCTCTGGCGCCAGGCTTCGGCCTTTGCCTTACCTTCCGAAGCTGACGGGCTGGCGACCTGGACCAACCTGGTGGCTGACATTGTGCGTGTTCTGGAACATTTCAGACCGCAAGTGGTTGTCACGCCGCATCTGGAGCTGGATCCTCACCGTGACCATGTCGCCGCGACCGAGGCCTTGCTGCAGGCCATCGAGTTGAGCGAGTGGCGACCCAGTACATTGCTGTTGTATGCCAATCACCTGCATGACAATGACCGCTGGCCCATGGGGCCGGCAGATTACGGTATAGCCCTGCCACCGGCGACGGCTGCGATGAAGCCTCTGGCTGTCTGCAGTATCCTTCTGGATGGCGCTCAACGCATGGACAAGGCAATGGCCCTGGCCATGCAGCATGACCTGCAGGATCCGCTGCCTTTCAAGAAGCAGGTCCGGCGGTGGATTCAGCAGTTGTTGGCTGGCAGGCGCTGGCCTGTTACAGGTAGTAACGAGTTTTTCCGCAAGGCTGTACGGCGCCATGAGCTGTTCTGGGTGCAGGATGTCAAACCTCGCACCAGCGCTGAAAAGGTATAG
- the hldE gene encoding bifunctional D-glycero-beta-D-manno-heptose-7-phosphate kinase/D-glycero-beta-D-manno-heptose 1-phosphate adenylyltransferase HldE, whose protein sequence is MKLSMPRFDQAPVLVVGDVMLDRYWHGGTSRISPEAPVPVVKVDQIEDRPGGAANVALNIAALGAPAALVGVTGEDEAAESLANSLKAAGVRAHFQRIAHQPTIVKLRVMSRHQQLLRIDFEEPFMTDALALSVEVDTLLDGIKVLVLSDYGKGALKNHQVLIKAARDRGIPVLADPKGKDFAIYRGASLITPNLSEFEAIVGHCVDESDLVAKGAKLMSELELGALLVTRGEHGMTLLRLDHPPLHLPARAREVFDVTGAGDTVISTLAAAIAAGEDLPHAVALANLAAGIVVGKLGTAAISAPELRRAIQREEGSERGVLGLEQLLLAIDDARAHQEKIVFTNGCFDILHAGHVTYLEQARAQGDRLIVAINDDASVSRLKGPGRPINSVDRRMAVLAGLGAVDWVISFPEGTPENLLRHVKPDVLVKGGDYGIDQVVGAEIVQAYGGEVKVLGLVENSSTTAIVEKIRGQ, encoded by the coding sequence ATGAAGTTGTCCATGCCCCGTTTCGATCAAGCGCCTGTCCTTGTGGTCGGCGATGTCATGCTCGACCGGTACTGGCATGGTGGTACCTCACGGATCTCTCCTGAGGCGCCTGTGCCGGTCGTCAAGGTCGATCAGATTGAAGACCGTCCCGGCGGTGCTGCCAACGTTGCGTTGAACATCGCCGCCCTGGGTGCACCTGCCGCGCTGGTCGGTGTGACCGGCGAAGACGAAGCTGCCGAAAGCCTGGCCAACAGCCTGAAGGCTGCCGGTGTGCGTGCGCACTTCCAGCGCATTGCCCATCAGCCGACCATCGTCAAACTGCGGGTCATGAGCCGTCACCAGCAATTGCTGCGCATCGACTTTGAAGAACCCTTCATGACCGACGCCCTGGCCTTGAGCGTGGAAGTCGATACCCTGCTCGATGGCATCAAGGTGCTGGTACTTTCCGATTACGGCAAAGGCGCGCTGAAAAACCATCAGGTGCTGATCAAGGCTGCGCGTGATCGAGGCATTCCGGTGCTGGCCGATCCCAAGGGCAAGGACTTTGCCATCTACCGGGGTGCGAGCCTGATTACCCCGAACCTGAGTGAGTTTGAAGCCATCGTCGGCCATTGTGTCGACGAGAGCGATTTGGTCGCCAAGGGCGCGAAACTGATGAGCGAACTGGAGCTGGGCGCGTTGCTGGTCACCCGTGGCGAGCACGGCATGACCCTGCTGCGTCTTGACCATCCACCTTTGCATCTGCCGGCCCGAGCCCGTGAAGTATTCGATGTGACCGGTGCTGGCGATACGGTCATTTCCACACTGGCGGCTGCCATTGCTGCTGGCGAAGACCTGCCTCATGCCGTGGCTCTGGCGAATCTGGCGGCAGGTATTGTCGTCGGCAAGCTGGGTACCGCAGCGATCAGCGCTCCGGAACTGCGTCGTGCCATTCAGCGTGAAGAAGGCTCCGAGCGTGGTGTTCTGGGGTTGGAGCAACTGCTGCTGGCCATTGACGACGCTCGGGCCCACCAGGAGAAGATCGTCTTCACCAACGGCTGTTTCGACATCCTGCATGCAGGCCATGTGACCTACCTGGAGCAGGCCCGCGCCCAGGGTGATCGGCTGATCGTCGCAATCAATGACGATGCTTCCGTCAGCCGCCTCAAAGGGCCGGGTCGTCCGATCAACAGCGTTGACCGACGCATGGCCGTTCTGGCCGGTCTGGGCGCTGTGGACTGGGTGATCAGCTTCCCTGAAGGCACTCCGGAAAACCTGCTGCGCCACGTCAAACCGGACGTGCTGGTCAAGGGAGGCGACTACGGAATCGATCAGGTGGTCGGCGCTGAAATCGTCCAGGCCTATGGTGGTGAAGTGAAAGTGCTGGGGCTGGTGGAAAACAGCTCGACCACAGCCATTGTCGAGAAAATCCGCGGTCAGTGA
- a CDS encoding aldo/keto reductase yields the protein MTVKTLHDLHRPLGSTGLSISPLGLGTVKLGRDQGVKYPNGFTIPDDQQAQMLLKMARDMGINLIDTAPAYGTSEERLGPLLRGQRQDWVIVSKVGEEFVEGQSSHDFSAEHTRVSVERSLKRLETDFIDLVLVHSDGNDLAILNDTEVYQTLAELKREGKIRGFGFSGKTVEGGLLALREGDCAMVTYNLNEQGEKPVLDYAAAHGKGILVKKALASGHICLTPGVDPVQASFQLLFEHPGVASAIVGTINPLHLAHNVACAAAVIRRQA from the coding sequence ATGACCGTCAAAACCCTGCATGACCTGCATCGCCCGCTGGGCAGTACCGGCCTGAGCATTTCGCCATTGGGCCTGGGCACCGTCAAACTGGGCCGCGATCAAGGCGTGAAATACCCCAATGGCTTCACGATCCCCGACGATCAGCAAGCGCAAATGCTGTTGAAAATGGCTCGGGACATGGGCATCAACCTGATCGACACGGCCCCGGCCTACGGCACCAGCGAAGAACGCCTTGGCCCGCTGCTGCGCGGCCAGCGTCAGGACTGGGTGATTGTCAGCAAGGTGGGAGAAGAATTCGTGGAGGGACAATCGAGCCATGACTTCAGCGCCGAACATACACGCGTGTCGGTGGAGCGCAGTCTGAAACGTCTTGAAACCGATTTCATCGACCTGGTTCTGGTGCATTCGGACGGCAACGATCTGGCGATTCTCAACGATACAGAGGTCTATCAGACCCTTGCCGAGCTCAAACGTGAAGGCAAGATTCGTGGTTTCGGTTTTTCCGGCAAAACGGTCGAAGGAGGCCTGCTGGCATTGCGCGAAGGCGACTGTGCGATGGTCACCTACAATCTCAATGAGCAGGGTGAAAAACCGGTTCTGGACTACGCTGCCGCTCATGGCAAAGGGATTCTGGTGAAAAAGGCTCTCGCCAGCGGTCACATATGTCTGACCCCAGGAGTCGACCCGGTACAGGCCAGTTTTCAGTTGCTGTTTGAACATCCGGGTGTTGCCAGTGCTATTGTCGGGACTATCAATCCCCTGCACCTGGCTCACAACGTTGCATGTGCAGCCGCTGTGATTCGCCGTCAAGCCTGA